Sequence from the Euzebya rosea genome:
CGGCGAGGACCGGGGCGCGGTCCCCGAACGGATGCTCGACACCACGCCGGACGTCGCACAACCCTCCGCTGAGGGGCCGGGGGTGGCCGCCGCCGTCGAGGACGTCGCTGCGGCGACGCTGGTGTGGGCCGACGTGCAGCTCCCGATCGTCACGAGCGTCCCCAGAGTGGGCGACCCGTTCCCCGACTGTCCGGTGACGACGTCACGAGCAGCCGGCGCCGATCGGGTCGCCACGGCCGTCGCGCTGTCCGGCGAGGCGTTCCCCGACGGCGCCCCCGCAGCGGTCCTGGCAACCGCGTCCGGCTACGCCGACGCGTTGGCCGCCACGGCCTTGGCGGGTCGCCTCGAGGGGCCGGTGCTGCTGACCCCGCCGGCGGACCTGCCCGACATCGTCCTCGACGAGCTGGCCAGGCTCGGCGTGGAGGAGGTCGTGCTGATGGGTGGTCCCGCGGCCCTGAGCCGACGCGCCGAGTCGACCGCGGCGTCGGTGGACACCGTGGAGACGGTGCGACGCATCGCCGGTGACACACGGTTCGAGACCGCCGCCGCAGCGGCGGAGGAGGTCGGCGGCAACCGTGCGTTCCTCGCCAGGGGCGCCGGGCCGACCGATCAGGCACCGTGGGCCGACGCCCTGGCCGTGGGCGCATGGGCCGCGACGCAGGGCATCCCGGTGCTGCTGACGGAGGCCGATGTCCTGCCGGAGGAGACGGCCGCTGCGCTTGACGGGCGAGCCGAGGTCATCGTCGTGGGTGGGACGGCCGCGGTCTCCGAGGACGTCGCGCAGGCGGTGACGGCGCACGCCGATGCCGTCAGGCGGATCGGCGGCGGCAGTCGCCTGGCCACCTCCGCGTTGGCCTTCGCTGCCGCCCGCGCCGACGGGATCGACGTGGCCCGGGTCGCGCTGGCCACGAGCGCCGACTACCCCGACGCGCTGGCGGCGGGACCGGCGATCGCCGCGCTCGGCGGCAGCCTGCTGCTGGTCGATCCGTCCGCTGGGGTGGCCAACCCCGACAGCGGCAACGCCCTCCTCGACGTCGACTACGTCGTGGACCACCTGATGGCCGTCGGCGGCGTCGCCGGCCTGCCCGCACAGGTGCTGGCGGACGCCGCGGCCCTCGTCCGCGAGGGCGTCGACGGCTGACGGGCCGTCATCGGCTCCGGTCGACGTCGACCGGACCGGACGTCAGGCCGGGGGTGGCGGAGGCGGCGGCGGGGTCGCCGCTGGACGGCTGGTCCCCGACGAGGACGCCGGCCGAGGGCTGGCGCCCGGAGGGGCCCAGCCGCCACCGCTCGGGGGGGCCGGCGCGCCCTTGGGCGGCGGTGCCGGTGCGGGCGGCGGTGCCGGAGCCGGCGGCGGCGTGGCGACGGGTGCCGCTGGTGGCGTGGGCGGGGCGTCCTGCACCGCGGGCGGGTCCTCCGTGGTTGCGTTCAGGTCCGTGGTCACGTCCTCGTCACGGGACAGGGCGTCCTGGCCGTTCCCGCTCCAGCCCGCGCCCTTCCACGTGGCCGCAGGGGCCGCGTCACCGGACGTGGTCGTCGGGGCGGCTGCCCGAACGGGCTTGGGTCGCCGGTTGCCGCGGAGCACGCCGACCAGCAGGAACACCCCCGCGGCAAGCGCGGCCGCGATGGAGACGTAGATGAGGTCGAGCTCCTCGGAGAACAGACCGCCGATCAGCAGGCTGACGGCTGAGACGAGGACGAGGATGAGGCTGATGAGGATCACGCGTTGGCCTTCGGCCGCGAACGAACGGATGCGGAACGAGCCCGAGCGTACTGCCTCGATCGCCGACGCCCGGACAGGTACGGGGTCCGGTCGTCCGAGGACTCGGGCTCAGTCCCGGTGGGGTGCATGCAGCAGGTGGACCAGGTCGATCTGGCTGCTCGAGGCCGAGCTGCCGCGTCGGCTGCCGGTGCTGCCCATGTCGTCGCCGACGACACGCAGGCGGGGGTGGTCGTCGGCGGCCGTCGAGCGGTCGTCCGACCCGTCGTCCAGCCCGTCGAGCGCGAGGAGGGGCTCCGCGGGGGGTGGACCGGATCGGTCCGCTTCCTCGGACTCCTCGGCCTCCGGCGTGTCGGCCTCGGGCGTGTCGGCCTCGCGCGTGTCGGCCTCGGACTCCTCGCGCTCCGACCGGGGCTCGTCGGCCTCCGAGGCCGCCGCGTCGTGCTCGGCGGGCTCGGCCCCGGACGGCTCGCCGTCCTGCTGCGCCGTATCCTCCGGCGAGCGGTCCTTCGCTGAGCGCTCCTCCGGCGAGGTGTCCTCCGGCGACGTGTCCTCCCCGTCGGACCCGTCGGACGCGTCGGTCGCGGGGGCCACGGCCGCGGTGACGTCCTGCTCGCCGGACGAGCCGGGGTCCTCGACCGCGGCGGTGTCCACGGTGTCGGTCGTCCGCAGCCGGTCGATGGTCGCCTGCATCTCCGCCGGGACGGCGGGCAGGGCACCGAGCCGTTCGATCTCCGCCATCTGGCTCGACATCGCCTCGGTGATGACTCGGGCGTAGGCGGTGCGCTGCTCGGCCAGGCGTGCGGCCGTGCGGAGGGCGTCGTCGAGGACCGCCGTCGCCTCGTCGCGCGCCTCGCCCACCCGACGCGAGGCGTCGGCCAGGAGCTCGGAGGCTCGGGCCTCGGTACGGGCGGTCATCGCGGCGGCGGAGGACTCGGCGTCGGAGATCGTGGCACGCGCCCGGGCATCGGCCTCGGCGATCAGCCGATCGGCCTCGGTCCGGGCGTCGGCCCGGGTGCGCTCGGCCTCGGCGCGGGCGTCGGCGACGGCCTGCTCGGCCACCCCTCGGGCTTCCTCGGTGGTCTGGTTGGCCTCGGCCCGTGCGGTCTCGACCAGGCGCTGGGCCTCGGCCTCGGCCTCGCTGCGCACGCGGTCCGCCTCGCGGTTGGCCTCGGCACGCTCGGCCGCCGCGGCCGCTCGCGCATCGTGCAGCAGGCGCTCGGCCTCCTCGCGGGTGCGGGTGCGCAGGCCCTCGGCCTCGCTGCGGGCCGCGGCCAGCGTCGCGGCTGCTTCTTCCTTCGCGGCGCCAACCGTGCGTTCGGCCTGTGCCTGAGCCTCGTGGACCGTCGCATCGGCGGTGCGCTGGGCGGTGATGAGCGTCCGCTTGAGCATCTTCTCGGCTTCCAGCGCGTCGCTGGCTGCGGACTCGACCTGGGCCACCCGGGCGTTCGCGGCGGACTCGGCCTGCTGCACCCGTTCCGCGGCGGCGGCGACACGTTCGTCGGCCTGCGCACGGGCGTCGGCGGCGTGGCGCTCGGCGTCGTTCAGGCGCGCCAGCAGCCCCTCGCGTTCGCGGCGCAGCTCCTCGAGGGTGTCGGCCACCCGGTCCAGGAAGGTGTCGACGTCCTCGCGGTCGTAGCCGCGGAACTCGGTGGCGAATACCTGACGTTCGATGTCGTCGGGTGACAAGCTCATGGCAGCTCCGTTGGCGTCCTCGCGATCACTCGCGCCCCAGGGCCGGTCAGCAGAGGATGGCCTGGAGGATGTTCACCCCAAAGAAAAGCACGAGGATGCTCAGATCCAGCGCAACCGCTCCCATCCGCATGGGCGGGATGGCGTTGCGAAGGGGGGCTACAGCCCAGTCCGTTGCCCTGACCGCCACGTCGTTGACGACCAGGAGCGGGTCCGGAGGACGGGGGATCCACGAGAAGATCACCCGGACGATGAGCAGGACCCAGAACGCGGTGAGCGCCCAGCAGATGATCAGCATGACTCCACCGTAGGTGGCGTCACGACGTCAGGCCACGATCCTGCAACCGCGACAGCTCGCCGGCGGAGATCTCCACGTCGGCCGGGGTCAGCAGGAAGATGCGATCGCCCTTGCGCTCGATGCGGCCGTCCAGCCCGTAGATCAGGCCGGAGGCGAAGTCCAGCAACCGCTTGGCGACGGTCTCGCTGGCCCCCTGCAGGTTCATCAGCACCGGGACCCGGTCGCGGAAGTTCTCCCCGACCTCCTCGACGTCGTTGAACGTCGTCGGGCTGGTGATGTGCACGTGGTCGGCCACACGGGGGCCGCTCGGCGCCGGCGGGTCCTCCGTCCGGGGGCCTCCGAGGACGTTGACCGTGCCGGTCGGTGCCACCGGTGCCGGTGACGAGGCCGGGCCCGAACCCGACGAGCCCATTCCCGACGAACCCATGCCCGACGAACCCATGCCCGCGGGGGCCATGTCGTCGTCCATGGACCCGGCGGTGGGGATCCTGCGCACGTTCGACGGCTCCGACCGCGGCGCCGCCGGCGGTTCGGCGCTCAGTGGCGGCGCACCCATCGGCTCGGCCGTGGGCATGTCGTTGTAGTCGTCGTCGTACTCCTCGACCAGGCCGAGGAAGTGCATCGCACGCTTCCATCCGTTGGACGCCATCTGTTGCTCCCTTCCATGCCCCCCGGGGGGCGGTCGTGGCCGGTTGGTGGCCACGGTAGTTCGGTTGTGCTCGTGGACCGGCGAGGTGTCCCGCCCGTCCGGGCGGTCAGCCGTCGCGCGGACCGAAGATCGCGGTGCCGAGGCGGACGAGGGTTGCCCCCTCCTCCACCGCCAGCTCGTAGTCCCCGCTCATGCCCATGGACAGGTGCACGATTTCGGGGAAGGACTCGCGCAGCTCGTCGCGCAGGGTGCGCAGCCGCACGAACGCCGGACGGGGATCGACCCCGAGCGCGGGGATCGTCATGACCCCCTGGACGGAGATGCCGGGGATCTCCCGGATCCGGGCGATCGCCGTGGGGGCATCGTCGATGGAGAAGCCCGCCTTGTCGGGGTCCTCCCCGGCGTTGACCTGCACCAGGACGCGCTGCACGCGCTGGTGGTCCCGAGCCTCCGCGGCGATGGCCTCGGCCAGCCGCATGGAGTCCACCGAGTGGATCAGCGTCGCGGCTCCCACGACCAGGCCGACCTTGTTGCGCTGCAGCCGGCCGACGAAGTGCCAGCGGACACCCAGCGGAGGGTCGGCCTCGTGGCGAGCCGCGAGCGCCTTGGCCCGGCTCTCGCCGAAGTCGACCTGCCCGGCATCGCGCGCCGCACGGACCGCGTCGTCGTCGAAGGTCTTGGAGACCGCGACGACGGTGATCCCGCTGGTGGACCGGCCCGCACGCCCAGCGGCCTCGGCGATCGTGCGCCGGACGTCGTCGAGGCGCTCGCCGATGCTCGTCGCCATGTCGGTCATGGTTCCTCCCGCACGATCACGCCGATCTGTCGTCCCGGTGGGAACGCGTCGGCGTCGGCAGTCGATGCCCGGTGGCTGAACCACACCTCGGCGTCACAGCGCGTGCAGCCGCCGACCCGATGGGTCCGGGTGACGCCACGGGCCGCCAGCTGGAGGGCGACGGCACCGGGAAGGTCGAGGGAGTCGGTCCCCCACGACGTCCGAGCCCGCGCCCCGGGAAGTCCGGTCGTCGACACGACCTCCTCGGCCATCTCGGTGGGGACCTCGTAGCAGCACGGCCCGATCGCGGGGCCGATGACGGCCGTGGCCGACTCGGCCGGGACGCCGCTGCTGGCCAGCAGCGCATCGACGGCCTCGCCGACGATGTCGAGCGCCACCCCTCCCCTGCCGGCATGCACCGCGCCGATGGCGTCGCCTGCCGACAGCAGGACGGGCACGCAGTCGGCGACGAAGACGCCGAGCGGCGTGTCGGGTCGCGTGGTGAGCAACCCGTCCGCCTCGGGTGGTGGGCCCCCATCGACCCCCTCGACGGTCGCGACGGCACGTCCGTGGACCTGGCGCATCAGCGCGACCGGTGCATCCGGCTGCCCCATCTCGGCCAGGAGGGCGCGCCGCGCCGCCATCGCGTCACCATCACCGACGGTGTCGGAGGCGGTGCCGTGCGCCCGGGTCGAGAACCCGTAGCGCACGTCGGACCGCCCGGGCACGAGCCCGGTTCGGGGGACGGTGGGCGGCGCCACGGCGCTCGCCGGGACCGCGCCCGTCGCGGTTCGAGGGGCGTTCACGTCGTCGTCGGGTCAGCGGCGCAGGAACGACGGGATGTCGAGGTCGTCGTCACCGTCGTCGTCGGCCACACGGTCCGACGCCGCTGGCGAGCGGAACACGTCCTCGTCGTCATCGTCGTCCTCGAGGATCGAGGGCAGCGGCGGCGGGCTGTCCACCCGCACGGTCCGACCGAAGTCGGGGCGGGAGGGCTCGCGCGTCGGGCGCAGCGGGGTGACGTTGGCGGCCTGGGCCGACATCTGCGTCGGCGCCTTCTCCTGCGCGGAGGTCGGCGAGTCGTTGAACCCGGCTGCGATGACGGTGACCTTGACCTCGTCGCCGAGGGAGTCGTCGATCACCGTACCGAAGATGATGTTGCCCTCGGGGTCGGCGTGGTCCTGGACGGCCGCAGCGGCCTCGTTGACCTCGTGCAGGCCCAGGTCGGAGCCACCGGCGATGGTCAGCAGCACGCCGCGCGCACCGTCCATGGAGGCCTCGAGCAGCGGCGAGGAGATCGCCATCTCGGCGGCCTGCCGTGCACGACCCTCACCGCGCGCCTTGCCCACGCCCATGGTGGCCGACCCGGCGTCGCGCATGACGGTGGAGACGTCGGCGAAGTCGGTGTTGATCAGGCCGGGTGTGGTGATCAGGTCGGTGATGCCCTGCACGCCGTGCAACAGCACGTCGTCGGCGAGGCGGAAGGCCTCCAGCATGGAGGTCTCGGTGTCGGAGATCTCCAGCAGCCGGTCGTTGGGGATGACGATGAGGGTGTCGACCGCAGCGGCCAGACGGTCCACACCGTGCTCGGCCTGCATCGCACGCCGGCGGCCCTCGAAGGCGAACGGCCGGGTGACCACACCGATGGTGAGGGCGCCGAGCGACTTGGCGATGTCGGCGACGATCGGGGCGCCACCGGTACCGGTGCCACCACCCTCGCCGGCGGTCACGAAGACCATGTCGGCCCCCTTGAGGACCTCCTCGATCTCGTCGCGGTGCTCCTCGGCGGCCTTCTCGCCCACCTCGGGGTCCGAGCCTGCGCCGAGTCCACGGGTCAGCTCACGACCGACGTCGAGCTTGACGTCGGCGTCCGACATCAGCAGGGCCTGGGCGTCGGTGTTCACCGCGATGAACTCCACGCCCTTCAGGCCGGCTTCGATCATGCGGTTGACGGCGTTGACTCCGCCACCTCCGATCCCGACCACCTTGATGACGGCCAGGTAGTTCTGTGGTGCGGCCACGAACGTGTCTCCTTGTCATTTCCCTGCGCTCTGCCGGCGCAGCTGTTCACTTCAACATGGGGGAAGACCCCTCACGAGCCGCTCCCCGAGGGGGTGATCCGTGGTGGGCATGGTGGGCGTGACCGTGTCGATCGAACCCTAACCCTCAAGTAGAGGGTTATACTTATGTAAACCTCTTGACTGGTCAGACCTTACGCACTGCCTTCGCATGCGTCAACCTGACCACCCTGCCGGTGCCCCGGAGCAGTCCTCGTGAAACGGTGACGGCGGGTGGACGGTGGGGTCGGCGCGGCGGACAATCGCCCGTGTCCGCGCCGTGCACGAGGGTTGCACGGCGGTCCGTTCGATGAGGGGAACCACCACCATGCAGGTCAACGCGCAGTCAGCCAGGTCCGTCGTCCGTTCCTCGATGCGCGCCGCGCTGCTGGCGCTGATGCTGCTGGCCACGGGCTGCAGCGCCCAGGACGTCGCGGAGAACATCGCCAACCAGGCGCTGGAGGAGGAGGGCATCTCCATCGACCTCGACGGCGACCAGATCACCGTGGACGGCCCCGACGGGCAGGTCAGCGTGGGACAGGGCCTGCCCGCCGACTTCCCGGCGGACTTCCCCCTCCCCCCGGGGGCCGAGGCACAGGGTGGTGCGGCGGGGGCGGGCCGTGACGTCGTGGCCGCCTTCCAGGCCGACGGGTCGGTGCAGGAGGTGTCGGACTTCTTCGCCAGCGAGCTGCCGGCCGCGGGCTACGAGATCACCCAGACGGCCGGTGACGGCTCCACCGGACAGGTCTACAGCGTCTCCGGCAACGGCTGGACGGGCGAGGTCGCCGTCGGACAGGGCGTCGGCACCAGCTTCACCGTCACCCTCGACCGCCTGGAGTAGGTCGCCGACGTCGGCCCTGCGACGGCCGGCGCTGGCGTCCGGGTCCGGTGCTCGACCCGCCGCCGAACCCGAGATCGGTACCGGGCGACGATTGTCGGCAGGGGTGCATCGGTGCACCCGTCACCACAATCGTCGCCGGTTGCCGATCTCACGAAATCGGTATCGGGCGCCAATTGTCGACATGGGTGCACCGGTGCACCCGTCACCACAATCGTGGCCGAACGCCAATCGGCGCCTCAGCCGGTGTGGGAAGGCAGCCTCGTGCCAGCACGATCCCTCCCAGGGGGCTCCGCCCCCTTCGACCCCCGGTGCTGGCGTTGCGGTCCAGTACTGCTTCGGTGTGGAAATCCAGCCTCACGCCAGCACGATTCGTCCCAGGGGGCTCCGCCCCTTCGACCCCCGGTGCTGGCGTTGCGGTCCAGTACTGCTCTGGTGTGGAAATCCAGCCTCACGCCAGCACGATGGGCCGGTCGGGGATGCGGACGTCCAGCGCGCGGGGGTTCATGCCGTTGCCGACCGTCTCCTCCACCAGCGAGGCGATCGTGGCGGCCTTGACGTCGACCTGGACGGGACGGCCGAGGTGGGCCACCAACTCCACCGGGCCGGACTCGGTCGGCACACGCAGCAGCGCGTCGACCTCGTCGTCACCAGCGGTGCTGTAGGACACCAGCCAGCGCTCCATGCCGGGGGGCATGCGGGCGGCGATCTCGGCTGCGGCCAGCACCGACGGCGACGTGACGACCGCACCGACGGGTGGCGCTGCGGTCAGGGCCATGGTCGTCACGCCCTCGGGGGCCTCGTCGACGGCCTCGATGACCAGCCCCTCGGCGTCCACCAGGTAGGTGTTGTCCCCGAACGTGCCTGCCAGCACCGGGGTGCGGGCCGACACACGGATCTCGATGGTGGAGGGCAGCCGACGGCGCACGGTGGCGCGCTCGACCCAGGGCAGCTCGGTGACCTGGGCCTCGACGGCCTCGAGGTCCACGTCGAGCACGTTCTGGCCAGCATGGACCGACGCGACGTCCAGGACCTCCGTCGACACCTCACCGGGCACGCCGACGACGCGGACGTCCTCCACGGCAAGCAGGGGTGAACGGAGGGTTCCCCAGCCGAGCAGCACGGTGGCCAGCAACGCCAGCAGGGAGGCCGTGACGACACGCTCGCGCCGGCGTCGGCGCTGCACCCCCTCGAGGATGCGCTCGCGCATGCGTGGGTGACCGGTGACGTGGATCGGCCGCTCGGCGAGTCCGAGCACGACGAGCGGCGTCAGCCGTCGGCGGGGCCGTTGGGCCTCCGCTGCCCGGCGGGTCCGTGACCGCTTCCCCTGACGGGCCGGCGCCGGTCGGGACGGGGCCGTTCGGGCCTGTGCCTGCCGGGACGACGCCGCCTGCCGGGGTGATCCCGTCTGCCGCGTCCCGGAACGACGGCGGCGGCTTGTCGCGCGAGCCGAACGTGGCACCGACGGTCGCGTCGCGGTCGACCGGCCCGTCGTGCGGACGTCGGTGGCCACGGCGCCGTGACGTGACCCTTCACGCGACGCGCTACCCCCTCCCCCGCCACCGAACACCAGTTCGGCGTCGACGACCGCACGTCGTGAGCCGTCCGACGAGGACTGGGTGGCCGCGCGGACACGGACGTGGGACGGCGCGGGCCGGGGCTGCGGCGGCCGGGGTGCCGCGGCCAGGCCGAGGTAGCGGAGGGCGGGACGCAGCGCGCTCACGCGGCCTCCCCTCCCCCGCTGCCGAGCGGGTCCGCGAATCCCTCGATGACGACCTCTGGCTGCAGCACGACCCCGTGGACGCGCTCGACCTCGGCGCGCACGTGGCGGATGACCTCGTGGACGTCGCGGGCGGTCGCGCCGGGGCTGACGGTGATGAAGTTGGCGTGCTTCGGGCTGACGCGCGCCCCACCGACGGCGTGGTCCTTCAACCCGGCGGCGTCGATCAGCCGACCCGCGGAGTCACCCGGGGGGTTGCGGAACACGCTGCCGCACGACGGCTGGTTGATCGGCTGGTGATCACGCCGCCACTGCTTCATCTCGGCCATGTCGGCGGCCAGCGTGTCGGCGTCCTCGCGCTGCAGGCGCAGGCACGCACGTGTCACGACGGCGTCGCGGGGCAGGGCGGTGTGACGATAGGACATCTGCAGGTCAGCAGCGTGCCAGCGCTCGACCGTCCCACGCGTGAGGCGCACCACCTCCGCCCACTCCAGCACGTCGGCCATCTGGCCGCCGTGGGCGCCGGCGTTCATGCGGACCGCGCCGCCCACCGCGCCCGGGATCGCCACGCCGAAGGCCATGCCCCCCAGGCCGTGGCGTTCGAGTGTTGCCGCCAGCACGGGCATGGGTTCGGCCGCCCCGGCGATGACCGTCCAGTGGTTGCCGTCGGGATGGCGCGGGTCGGTCGGCTCGACCTCCACCCCGCGGAACCCACGGCCCAGCGTGACGGCGATGCCATCCCAGCCGCGGTCGGCGATCAGCATGTTCGAGCCACGGCCGATGACCAGCCAGTCGACGGCGAACTCGTCGCACACGTGGGCGACGGCCCGCAGGTCGTCGTCGGACTCCGCGACCACCAGCGTCCGCGCGTTGCCCCCGACCTTCAGGGTCGTCCGCGGTGCGAGGGGTTCGTCGGCGGTCACTGCCCCGCCGACCCGGGCGACCAGCGCCTCGTACAGGGGGTCGCTCTGCCCCCACCCCGAGCTCATGCGCCGCGTCCCTCCAGCCGCTCCAGCAGCTGGGGGCCGACGCCCGTGATGTCGCCGGCGCCCATCGTCAGCACCATGTCGCCAGGCTGGACGAGCTCGGCCAGCAGCTTCGGCAGGTCGCCGAGGCGTGGCATGAACCGGACCTCTGCCCCTGCGTCGGCGGCGCCGTCGGCGACCAGCGCACCCGTGATGCCCGGTACGGGGGCCTCACCAGCGGCGTAGACGTCGGTGACCACCACGAGGTCCGCGGCGGCGAGCGCCCGTCCGAGGTCCACGCCGAGGGCCTCGGTGCGGCTGTAGCGGTGGGGCTGGAAGACGGCGATGACCCTGCCGTCGGGG
This genomic interval carries:
- the ftsZ gene encoding cell division protein FtsZ; translation: MAAPQNYLAVIKVVGIGGGGVNAVNRMIEAGLKGVEFIAVNTDAQALLMSDADVKLDVGRELTRGLGAGSDPEVGEKAAEEHRDEIEEVLKGADMVFVTAGEGGGTGTGGAPIVADIAKSLGALTIGVVTRPFAFEGRRRAMQAEHGVDRLAAAVDTLIVIPNDRLLEISDTETSMLEAFRLADDVLLHGVQGITDLITTPGLINTDFADVSTVMRDAGSATMGVGKARGEGRARQAAEMAISSPLLEASMDGARGVLLTIAGGSDLGLHEVNEAAAAVQDHADPEGNIIFGTVIDDSLGDEVKVTVIAAGFNDSPTSAQEKAPTQMSAQAANVTPLRPTREPSRPDFGRTVRVDSPPPLPSILEDDDDDEDVFRSPAASDRVADDDGDDDLDIPSFLRR
- a CDS encoding cell division protein SepF produces the protein MASNGWKRAMHFLGLVEEYDDDYNDMPTAEPMGAPPLSAEPPAAPRSEPSNVRRIPTAGSMDDDMAPAGMGSSGMGSSGMGSSGSGPASSPAPVAPTGTVNVLGGPRTEDPPAPSGPRVADHVHITSPTTFNDVEEVGENFRDRVPVLMNLQGASETVAKRLLDFASGLIYGLDGRIERKGDRIFLLTPADVEISAGELSRLQDRGLTS
- a CDS encoding YggT family protein translates to MLIICWALTAFWVLLIVRVIFSWIPRPPDPLLVVNDVAVRATDWAVAPLRNAIPPMRMGAVALDLSILVLFFGVNILQAILC
- a CDS encoding DivIVA domain-containing protein, with the protein product MSLSPDDIERQVFATEFRGYDREDVDTFLDRVADTLEELRREREGLLARLNDAERHAADARAQADERVAAAAERVQQAESAANARVAQVESAASDALEAEKMLKRTLITAQRTADATVHEAQAQAERTVGAAKEEAAATLAAARSEAEGLRTRTREEAERLLHDARAAAAAERAEANREADRVRSEAEAEAQRLVETARAEANQTTEEARGVAEQAVADARAEAERTRADARTEADRLIAEADARARATISDAESSAAAMTARTEARASELLADASRRVGEARDEATAVLDDALRTAARLAEQRTAYARVITEAMSSQMAEIERLGALPAVPAEMQATIDRLRTTDTVDTAAVEDPGSSGEQDVTAAVAPATDASDGSDGEDTSPEDTSPEERSAKDRSPEDTAQQDGEPSGAEPAEHDAAASEADEPRSEREESEADTREADTPEADTPEAEESEEADRSGPPPAEPLLALDGLDDGSDDRSTAADDHPRLRVVGDDMGSTGSRRGSSASSSQIDLVHLLHAPHRD
- the murB gene encoding UDP-N-acetylmuramate dehydrogenase; the encoded protein is MSSGWGQSDPLYEALVARVGGAVTADEPLAPRTTLKVGGNARTLVVAESDDDLRAVAHVCDEFAVDWLVIGRGSNMLIADRGWDGIAVTLGRGFRGVEVEPTDPRHPDGNHWTVIAGAAEPMPVLAATLERHGLGGMAFGVAIPGAVGGAVRMNAGAHGGQMADVLEWAEVVRLTRGTVERWHAADLQMSYRHTALPRDAVVTRACLRLQREDADTLAADMAEMKQWRRDHQPINQPSCGSVFRNPPGDSAGRLIDAAGLKDHAVGGARVSPKHANFITVSPGATARDVHEVIRHVRAEVERVHGVVLQPEVVIEGFADPLGSGGGEAA
- a CDS encoding polyphenol oxidase family protein, giving the protein MNAPRTATGAVPASAVAPPTVPRTGLVPGRSDVRYGFSTRAHGTASDTVGDGDAMAARRALLAEMGQPDAPVALMRQVHGRAVATVEGVDGGPPPEADGLLTTRPDTPLGVFVADCVPVLLSAGDAIGAVHAGRGGVALDIVGEAVDALLASSGVPAESATAVIGPAIGPCCYEVPTEMAEEVVSTTGLPGARARTSWGTDSLDLPGAVALQLAARGVTRTHRVGGCTRCDAEVWFSHRASTADADAFPPGRQIGVIVREEP
- a CDS encoding YggS family pyridoxal phosphate-dependent enzyme gives rise to the protein MTDMATSIGERLDDVRRTIAEAAGRAGRSTSGITVVAVSKTFDDDAVRAARDAGQVDFGESRAKALAARHEADPPLGVRWHFVGRLQRNKVGLVVGAATLIHSVDSMRLAEAIAAEARDHQRVQRVLVQVNAGEDPDKAGFSIDDAPTAIARIREIPGISVQGVMTIPALGVDPRPAFVRLRTLRDELRESFPEIVHLSMGMSGDYELAVEEGATLVRLGTAIFGPRDG
- a CDS encoding cell wall-binding repeat-containing protein produces the protein MPGVLLGCMLLAGIGVPAVVLPVVAPTSPLLSSAVADPMPAATDDDAAALAGGWLARQVTASGSPRGTSTAEDLRPAGWAVLGMLASGVGETAAARASAAIASAVVDRPTDELATGELGMAILVRVARTSTLVLGPDDLDLVAELQSRTQSNGVDAGLIGSSSLLQEPVTTHSLGLLALVAAGVQPSDAQLRWLAQQQCPSGGWPLYRDAAARSTGTCELLVPDMAITAVAAQASAAAGIEVPFDVERFLRASLNPTGGFAPAPGLSPTPAATAHGIQTHRALLGGDPDETWSGTAGTPQQVLLAEQLGCGWHGEDRGAVPERMLDTTPDVAQPSAEGPGVAAAVEDVAAATLVWADVQLPIVTSVPRVGDPFPDCPVTTSRAAGADRVATAVALSGEAFPDGAPAAVLATASGYADALAATALAGRLEGPVLLTPPADLPDIVLDELARLGVEEVVLMGGPAALSRRAESTAASVDTVETVRRIAGDTRFETAAAAAEEVGGNRAFLARGAGPTDQAPWADALAVGAWAATQGIPVLLTEADVLPEETAAALDGRAEVIVVGGTAAVSEDVAQAVTAHADAVRRIGGGSRLATSALAFAAARADGIDVARVALATSADYPDALAAGPAIAALGGSLLLVDPSAGVANPDSGNALLDVDYVVDHLMAVGGVAGLPAQVLADAAALVREGVDG
- a CDS encoding cell division protein FtsQ/DivIB codes for the protein MLGLAERPIHVTGHPRMRERILEGVQRRRRRERVVTASLLALLATVLLGWGTLRSPLLAVEDVRVVGVPGEVSTEVLDVASVHAGQNVLDVDLEAVEAQVTELPWVERATVRRRLPSTIEIRVSARTPVLAGTFGDNTYLVDAEGLVIEAVDEAPEGVTTMALTAAPPVGAVVTSPSVLAAAEIAARMPPGMERWLVSYSTAGDDEVDALLRVPTESGPVELVAHLGRPVQVDVKAATIASLVEETVGNGMNPRALDVRIPDRPIVLA